A region of Gracilinanus agilis isolate LMUSP501 chromosome 3, AgileGrace, whole genome shotgun sequence DNA encodes the following proteins:
- the THAP12 gene encoding 52 kDa repressor of the inhibitor of the protein kinase, translated as MPNFCAAPNCTRKSTQSDLAFFRFPRDPARCQKWVENCRRADLEDKTPDQLNKHYRLCAKHFETSMICKSSPYRTVLRDNAVPTIFDLTSHLNNPHSRHRKRIKELSEDEIKSLKERKVDETSEQEQANQETNNSNSAQNAVAEGGGEQDEEVLPLTLEEKENKDYLKSLFEILILMGKQNIPLDGHETDEIPEGIFMPDNFQALLECRINAGDEVLRKRFETTAVNMLFCSKTQQKQMLEICESCIREEMLREIRDSHFFSIVTDDVVDIAGEEHLPVLVRFVDDSHNLREEFIGFLPYEADAEVLAIKFHTTITEKWGLNMEYCRGQAYIVSSGFSSKMKVVAMRLLEKYPQAVYTLCSSCALNTWLAKSIPVVGVSVALGIIEEVCSFFHRSPQLLVELDNVISVLFQNSEEKGNELKEICRSQWTGRHDAFEILVDLLQALVLCLDNINSDTTVRWDNFIAGQAFVLGSALVDFDFIVTVVVLKNILSFTRAFGKNLQGQTSDVFFAASSLTAVLHSLNEVMENIEVYHEFWFEEATNLATKLDIEIKLPGKFRRSQQANLEPEVTSESYYKEVLSVPTVEHIIQELKDIFSEQHLKALKCLSLVPSVMGQLKFNTSEEHHADMYKSDLPNPDTLSAELHCWRIKWKHRGKDIELPATIYEALHLPDIKFFPNVYALLKVLCILPVMKVENERYENGRKRLKAYLRDTLTAHRSSNLALLNINFDIKHDLDLMVDTYIKLYTSKLDLQEEVLPTSNSELTENT; from the exons gtGCCAAAAGTGGGTGGAGAATTGTAGAAGAGCTGACTTAGAAGATAAAACACCTGATCAACTCAACAAGCATTATCGACTTTGTGCCAAACACTTTGAGACATCTATGATTTGTAAGAGT agccCTTATAGAACAGTTCTCCGAGATAATGCTGTACCAACAATATTTGACCTTACAAGTCATCTGAACAATCCACATAGTAGGCATAGAAAACGAATAAAGGAGTTG aGTGAGGATGAAATCAAGTCACTGAAGGAGCGAAAAG TTGATGAAACTTCTGAACAGGAACAAGCCAATCAAGAAACAAATAATAGCAATAGTGCTCAAAATGCAgttgcagaaggaggaggagaacaggATGAAGAAGTTTTACCTTTAACACTTGAAGAGAAGGAGAACAAAGATTACCTTAAATCTTTGTTTGAAATTTTGATCCTTATGGGTAAACAAAATATACCCTTAGATGGCCATGAAACTGATGAAATTCCAGAAGGAATATTTATGCCAGATAACTTCCAAGCTCTGCTTGAGTGCAGAATTAATGCTGGTGATGAGGTTTTGAGGAAACGCTTTGAGACAACAGCAGTCAACATGTTATTCTGTTCTAAAACCCAGCAAAAACAAATGCTGGAGATCTGTGAAAGCTGTATTCGAGAAGAGATGCTCAGGGAAATTCGGGACTCTCACTTCTTTTCCATTGTTACCGATGATGTTGTGGACATAGCCGGAGAGGAGCACTTACCTGTGTTGGTTAGGTTTGTGGATGACTCTCATAACTTGAGAGAAGAATTTATAGGTTTTCTTCCGTATGAAGCTGATGCTGAAGTTTTGGCCATTAAGTTTCACACCACCATTACTGAAAAATGGGGCCTGAATATGGAGTACTGTCGGGGTCAGGCCTATATTGTCTCCAGTGGGTTTTCTTCGAAGATGAAAGTTGTGGCCATGAGACTTTTGGAGAAATATCCACAAGCTGTCTACACCCTTTGCTCCTCCTGTGCCTTAAACACATGGTTGGCAAAATCTATTCCTGTGGTGGGAGTGTCTGTTGCTTTGGGAATAATTGAAgaagtttgttctttttttcatcGGTCCCCACAGTTGCTGGTGGAACTTGATAATGTTATCTCTGTTCTCTTTCAGAATAGTGAGGAAAAGGGTAATGAGCTGAAGGAGATTTGCCGTTCTCAATGGACAGGCAGGCATGATGCCTTTGAGATTTTAGTGGACCTTTTACAAGCACTTGTTTTATGTTTAGATAATATAAACAGTGACACAACTGTTAGATGGGATAACTTTATTGCTGGCCAAGCATTTGTTCTTGGTAGTGCATTAGTagattttgatttcattgttacTGTTGTGGTTCTAAAAAACATACTCTCCTTTACAAGAGCCTTTGGGAAGAATCTCCAGGGTCAGACCTCTGATGTCTTTTTTGCAGCCAGCAGTTTGACAGCAGTGTTACATTCTTTAAATGAAGTGATGGAAAATATTGAAGTTTATCATGAATTTTGGTTTGAGGAAGCCACAAATTTGGCCACTAAACTAGACATAGAAATTAAACTCCCTGGAAAATTTCGCAGGTCTCAGCAAGCTAACTTAGAGCCTGAAGTGACATCTGAAAGTTACTACAAAGAAGTTCTTAGTGTCCCAACTGTGGAGCATATCATTCAGGAACTGAAGGATATCTTCTCTGAACAGCACCTCAAAGCGCTCAAATGTCTGTCATTGGTGCCCTCCGTCATGGGGCAGCTGAAATTTAATACGTCTGAGGAACATCACGCTGATATGTACAAAAGTGACCTTCCTAATCCAGATACTCTTTCTGCAGAACTCCACTGTTGGAGAATCAaatggaaacacagaggaaaagatATAGAGCTTCCAGCAACAATTTATGAAGCCCTGCATTTACCAGACATCAAATTTTTTCCTAATGTTTATGCATTACTTAAAGTCCTCTGCATACTTCCAGTGATGAAGGTTGAAAATGAGAGATATGAAAATGGCCGAAAACGTCTTAAGGCATACTTGAGGGATACTTTGACAGCCCATCGGTCAAGTAATTTGGCTTTGCTTAACATAAACTTTGATATAAAACATGATTTAGATTTAATGGTGGACACTTACATCAAACTTTACACGAGCAAATTGGACCTCCAAGAAGAAGTTCTTCCTACAAGTAATTCAGAGCTAACTGAAAATACATAA